A window from uncultured Desulfobacter sp. encodes these proteins:
- a CDS encoding HPr family phosphocarrier protein, with amino-acid sequence MTINLDFQYSVSRQTTVVNALGMHARPAAVIAAMAQDACGDIWLSDGKSFVDAASIIEILSLCAVTGTKVSIFTEKKEDTSLADKIKDFFDVGFGENGNE; translated from the coding sequence ATGACTATAAATTTGGATTTTCAATATTCAGTGTCCCGGCAGACGACGGTTGTCAATGCCTTGGGGATGCATGCGCGGCCTGCTGCAGTCATTGCTGCAATGGCCCAGGACGCCTGCGGCGACATCTGGTTGTCAGATGGAAAAAGTTTTGTGGATGCCGCAAGCATTATCGAGATTTTATCTTTGTGTGCGGTTACGGGAACAAAGGTGTCCATTTTTACGGAAAAAAAAGAAGATACCAGCCTGGCCGATAAGATTAAAGATTTTTTTGACGTCGGATTTGGGGAGAATGGAAATGAATAG